GGATATGAATCCCCTCGAGAAGGCTGGTCTTGCCGCTGCCGTTGGCCCCGACGATGACGTTGATCCCCGGTTGCGGCGCCATCTCCAGACTGACCAGATTGCGAAGCCCCATGAAGGCGAGACGGTCGAGGGTCATGACACGCTTCCCGGGATGCCCGGCGCTCCGGGCATCATCCGTGGTACAGAGGAGGGAGAGATCAGAGACGCATCGGCATGACGACGTACATGGCATCGCCGCCACCCGGCTCCTCCATGAGAGCACTGCTGTTGGGGTCAGCCAGCGTCATCTGTACACGATCCTCGTCAAGAACTCCAAGTACATCAATGAGATAGCCAACATTGAAGCCGATTTCCAGGGCTGGCCCGGAGTACTCGATGGCCACGTTCTCCTCGGCTTCTTCTTGCTCGGGGTTATTGGCCATGACCCGCAGGTTGCCCTCTTCGAGGTGCAACCGAACGCCGCGATACTTCTCGTTGGAGAGAATCGAGGTACGTGACAGCACCTGACGCAGTTCGGCACGGTCCGCGATGAACACCTTGTCGCCATTGCGTGGCACCACCCGCTCGTAGTCCGGGAACTTGCCATCGACCAGCTTCGAGGTGAAGGTGAATTCACCGGTGTGGGCACGCACATGAGTGGAGCCGAGCGTCAGGCTGACCGGCTCATCGCTGTCATCGAGCAGGCGTGAAAGCTCAAGCACCCCCTTGCGGGGCACGATCAGCTTCTGGGCCGGTTCGACTTCGATATCGGCCGGACGCGAGCAGACCGCCAGACGGTGACCGTCGGTGGAGACGGTGCGCACCAGGTTGGAGCGCAGCTCGAGGAGCATGCCGTTCAAGTAGTAGCGAACGTCCTGCTGGGCCATGGCGAAGGAGGTCGAATCGATCAGGTGCTTGAGGGTGCCCCGCGGCAGGCTCAGCTCGACGCTGCCCTGGCCGTCCTCGATATTGGGGAATTCCGCCACCGGCAAGGTCGACAGGGTGAAACGCGAGCGACCGCTGCGCAGCACGGCACGCCCGTCTTCCAGCACGAACTGAATTTCCGACTGCTCGGGCAGCGACTTGCAGATATCCATCAGCTTGCGCGCCGGCACCGTGGCCGAGCCGGGCTCATCGACCTGAGTCGGGGCCGTACGGCCGATCAGTTCGACCTCGAGGTCGGTGCCGGTCAGGGCCACCTGGGTGTCCTGGACCTGAATCAGCACATTGGAGAGTACCGGCAGGGTCTGGCGACGCTCGACCACGCCGGCGACCAGCGCCAGGGGGCGCAGCAGGGCTTCGCGGGAGATGGAAAATTTCATGTGTGCTCCACTCTTGTCCTGAATTCGATGACGTGATGCGAAGGTAACCGGTCGGCGGCCATCAGCTGGTCAGCAGGCGCAACAGGTTCTTGTAATCTTCGCGGATGTCCGCGTTCTCTTCCTGCAACGCCTGCACCTTGCGGCAGGCATGCAGCACCGTGGTGTGATCTCGCCCGCCGAAGGCGTCGCCGATCTCCGGCAGGCTGTGGTTGGTGAGTTCCTTGGCCAGGGCCATGGCTACCTGGCGGGGACGCGCCACCGAACGCGAGCGACGCTTGGAGAGCAGATCAGACAGTTTGATCTTGTAGTACTCGGCGACGGTGCGCTGGATGTTGTCGACCCCTACCTGCTTGTCCTGCAGGGCCAGCAGATCCTTCAGGGACTCACGAATGAAATCCTGAGTGATCGTCTTGCCCATGAAATGGGAGTCGGCGATGACCTTCTTGAGGGCCCCTTCCAGCTCACGCACGTTGGAGCGAATCTTCTGAGCAATAAAGAAGGCCGCATCATGGGGCAGGTCGACCTTGGCCTGATCGGCCTTCTTCATCAGGATCGCGACCCGGGTCTCAAGCTCCGGCGGCTCGATGGCAACCGTCAGCCCCCAACCAAACCGTGACTTCAACCGCTCCTCCACCCCACTAATTTCCTTGGGATAACGGTCGGACGTCAGGATCATCTGCTGGCCGCCTTCAAGCAGCGCATTGAAGGTATGGAAGAACTCTTCCTGGGAACGCTCCTTGCCGGCGAAAAACTGGATATCGTCGATCAGCAGGGCATCCACGCTGCGGTAGAAGCGCTTGAAGTCATTGATGGCATTGAGCTGCAGTGCCTTGACCATGTCGGCCACGAAACGCTCGGAATGCAGGTAAACCACCTTGGCGTTCTCGCTGCGGCCGGCCAGTTGG
Above is a window of Halomonas sp. I5-271120 DNA encoding:
- the dnaN gene encoding DNA polymerase III subunit beta gives rise to the protein MKFSISREALLRPLALVAGVVERRQTLPVLSNVLIQVQDTQVALTGTDLEVELIGRTAPTQVDEPGSATVPARKLMDICKSLPEQSEIQFVLEDGRAVLRSGRSRFTLSTLPVAEFPNIEDGQGSVELSLPRGTLKHLIDSTSFAMAQQDVRYYLNGMLLELRSNLVRTVSTDGHRLAVCSRPADIEVEPAQKLIVPRKGVLELSRLLDDSDEPVSLTLGSTHVRAHTGEFTFTSKLVDGKFPDYERVVPRNGDKVFIADRAELRQVLSRTSILSNEKYRGVRLHLEEGNLRVMANNPEQEEAEENVAIEYSGPALEIGFNVGYLIDVLGVLDEDRVQMTLADPNSSALMEEPGGGDAMYVVMPMRL
- the dnaA gene encoding chromosomal replication initiator protein DnaA, whose product is MSVALWQQCLDYLQDELSSQQFNTWIRPLQAEEGESNELCLLAPNRFVRDWVSDKYAKRISELMRELSPAKPPKVSLTVGSRRAAPAPQPRELGNPVSAGSRPVQAAPAVHTPPRGDFADEREIDQMRDEGPRRPAGNARQVQVEGSLKHQSGLNPNFTFETFVEGKSNQLARAASRQVSENPGGAYNPLFLYGGVGLGKTHLMHAVGNQLAGRSENAKVVYLHSERFVADMVKALQLNAINDFKRFYRSVDALLIDDIQFFAGKERSQEEFFHTFNALLEGGQQMILTSDRYPKEISGVEERLKSRFGWGLTVAIEPPELETRVAILMKKADQAKVDLPHDAAFFIAQKIRSNVRELEGALKKVIADSHFMGKTITQDFIRESLKDLLALQDKQVGVDNIQRTVAEYYKIKLSDLLSKRRSRSVARPRQVAMALAKELTNHSLPEIGDAFGGRDHTTVLHACRKVQALQEENADIREDYKNLLRLLTS